The DNA sequence ATCGGCAGCATCGGAACATCCCTActctaaaggtttttttttgtaggATGGGGGCGGGGCTTCTATGTCCCTTACATTCTGGGTTAACATTCAACACAAAAGTGGTCCAAAAACCAGAAGTAAATCCTTTAAGCACACTCGTCGCCACGGTTCCACAGTGTTCCAGAGCGCCATCTGAGCACAGCCAGTGACAGTTTGTCTTCTTCTACGACTTTCGTGTCCATCACGCCAACGCAGGAGGTCTGCTACTCTTTGGCGTCCGAGGTTAAAGGCGGGGTGTGCTGTTTGAAAGCTTTGTGGAGGACAGGAGCGTCCATGGTCAGCGCGTCTGCCACGCCGGGGTAGACGGCCGGCATGCCCGCCGGGTACCAGCACTTCTCCAGCAAGGGCAGGTACGCGGCGGCGGCGGGAGGGAGGAGGTAGAAGGGGAGGCAGAGCGGCCGCTGCTGATTGGGCGAGAAAGTCACGTAGCTGCCGGGGCCGCCGCCGGACGTCGGGGCGTCTTCGGAGTCAAACCTCAACCTTTTGGCGCCGGGCTCCTCCCCCTCGTTCTTGACGCCGTCGACTGTCCGTTTCGCTTCCCCGTCCTTCCTGCGGCTGTCCGACCACCGCGCTTTGGCGTCGCGCTTGTCGTGTTCGCCCCCGTAGCCGCTGTCGGTGTCCGTGTCGCTGCCGCTCTGCTCCCCCGTCCCGCTGGGGTAAGTCCTTCGGATGACGGGGACACAGTTCCTGGCCGCGCCCTCGGCGGATCTCGGGGCCTGGTCGGCACGTTGCGTCGGTTTCTCCGAGCTCTGGGGGGCGGCGTCGCTTCGCTGCTGGAGGACCTCGGAAGCGACCTTGTGGATGTGGCTGATGACGTTGGACGGCGCCAGGTCCTGACTGGCGTCTTGGCACGCCAGGTAGTGGAGGACCTCCTTGGCGCACAGGTGGAATCCTGAG is a window from the Nerophis lumbriciformis linkage group LG28, RoL_Nlum_v2.1, whole genome shotgun sequence genome containing:
- the bhlhe40 gene encoding class E basic helix-loop-helix protein 40, which produces MEGITRAQPPPCASKHSSLDMTDMQGMDFPIYVYKSRRGMKRVDENKDTYKLPHRLIEKKRRDRINECIAQLKDLLPEHLKLTTLGHLEKAVVLELTLKHVKALSGLLEQQQKKIAELQNDLRITDHGGDGPEISEQMFRSGFHLCAKEVLHYLACQDASQDLAPSNVISHIHKVASEVLQQRSDAAPQSSEKPTQRADQAPRSAEGAARNCVPVIRRTYPSGTGEQSGSDTDTDSGYGGEHDKRDAKARWSDSRRKDGEAKRTVDGVKNEGEEPGAKRLRFDSEDAPTSGGGPGSYVTFSPNQQRPLCLPFYLLPPAAAAYLPLLEKCWYPAGMPAVYPGVADALTMDAPVLHKAFKQHTPPLTSDAKE